Genomic segment of Microbacterium sp. BH-3-3-3:
GCGGGGTCCCTCATCGCATCCTGGGCCTCGGCGGGCTCCTCACCACCCCCGAGGTGGTCGATGTCGTCTCGGCCCTGCGGGTCATCAGCGACCCCGAGGCCGGATCGGCGCTGATCCGATTGCTGTCGGGCCCGCGGTGGGCCGTGGGCCTGGCCGATCTTCGCGCCCTGGCGCAGCTGGCACGACGCCTCGCCACGCACGACGTCGGCCTGCAGCCCCTCGCCCCCGAGGTCGTCGACCGACTGCGCTCCACACCGGGGGCCGACCGGGCCTCGCTCGTCGACGCGCTCGACTTCCTCACGCGTCAGACCGACGGCCACGGCTGGCTGGCCGAGATCACCCCCGAGGGGCGCGCGCGGCTGCGCGACGCCGGTGCCGTGTTCGCGGCGCTCCGGCGCAGCGTTGGCGCACCGATCCCGGAGCTCCTGCGATTGATCGAGGTCGAGTTGCGTCTCGACATCGAGCTCGCCGCGAACGAATCGCGCGGCCCCGCCCGCATCGCCTCGGCGCAGTTGCGCGCGTTCGTCGACGAGATCCGCGGTTTCCTCGCCGCCGACGAGTCGGGGTCGGTGTCGAGCCTGCTCGCGTGGCTCGATCACGCCGAGCAGGCCGACGAGTTCGCCCCGCGCACCGAGCCGCCCGAAGACGACGTGGTGCAACTGCTCACGATCCACGGCTCGAAAGGGCTCGAGTGGGATGCCGTCTCGGTGGTGCGCCTGGTCACCGACGAGCTCCCCTCGCTGGCACGCGACACGAAGGGATGGCTGGGGTTCGGCATCCTTCCCGCGGAGTTCCGCGGTGATTCCGCCTGGCTTCCGGTGTTCGGGTGGCGGGGTGCCGAGACTCAGCAGGACCTCAAGGCCGCCATCGACGCCTTCGTCGCCGACAACCGGGCGCGGCAACTCGACGAGGATCGCCGCCTCGCCTACGTGGCCTTCACCCGTGCCCGCGACCATCTGATGCTCTCGGGATCGAGCTGGTCGGGGACGAAGCGCCCGCGCCGCCCGAGCGTGTTCCTCGACGAGGCGACCGAAGCGCTCGGCATCGACCTCGAGATCGGTGATCCGGGCGACGATCCGTACGACGGGGAACGTCGTCTGCTGCACTGGCCGCTCGACCCGCTCGGGTCGCGTCGTACGGCCGTCTCGGCCGCCGCGGCCGCGGTGAACGCCGCGCGTGCGTCGGGACCGGTCGATGCCGATCCCGACCTCGCGTTGCTTCTCGCCGAGCGCGCCGACCGGCTGCGTCCGGCCCATACGCCCGCGCCCACGCGCATTCCCGCTTCTCGCTTCAAGGACTTCGTCGCCGACTACGGCGAGGCGGTCGAGGCGCTCCGCCGTCCCCTCCCCGAGCGCCCTTACCGCCAGACGCGCCTGGGCACCCTGTTCCACGCCTGGGTCGAACAGCGATCGGGGCTCGTGGGCGCGGGGATCGGCCTCGACGACGACGCGCTGTGGGACGACGACGAGGCGGGTGCATCGGCCGCCGACGCGGCCGAACTCGAGCGCCTGCGCGCGTGCTTCGAGCGGTCGGAATGGGCGCCGCTGATGCCGCTCGAGGTCGAGACCGAGATCGACTTCGTCACGACGCGGCTCGACGGCCGCGAACACGTCGTCATCTGCAAACTCGACGCCGTCTACCGGCGCGGGGACCGCTACGAGATCGTCGACTGGAAGACCGGTCGTCCGCCGCGCACCGAGGCCGAGCGCACCGCGCGCATGTTGCAGCTCGAGCTCTACCGTGAGGCGTATCACGCCAAGCACGGCATCGACCTCGACCGCATCGACGTCGCGCTGTTCTACGTCGGCGACGAGCTCGTGCTGCGCGGCTGAGGCGGCGGCGCGGGAGGGGCGCGCGTACAGTGCGGCGCGGGCCGGTCGCGTTCATCGATTACGGCGCGGACGTGTCGAGTGCGCGAGCGGCTCGCTCACAGCGAGCTCGACTCCGGCCGGTCAATCACGGTGAGCGCCTTGCGAGCGGGTCGCCTACACCGAGCAGGCGCGGGCCGACGCGACGGCTGAGGCCGTGCGAAACGGGCGCGAGCGCGTCAGGCCCCGTCGCCCGAAACCCCCCAGCGGCGGAGGGCCGCACGGCTGGCGCGCGCAGCGTCTTCCTCGTCATCGTGGTCGGTGTCGTCGTGGTCGGTGTCTACGTCACCGTTCCGCAGCGCCGGCTCGTCGTGCCGAGCCCAGCCGGGGAGCGCGCCGTCGCCGTGTGCGGCGGCGGGTGAGACGTTCGCCTGCTCGGCGGCTCCCGCGTGCGCTAGTCCGGGCGCGGTGCCGGGCGTCTCGGTCCACCCGTCGAGATCGATCGGCTCGGTCGCGCCGGGCTCGGGTGAGGAGAACTCGTCCGTGGAGCTGGGGGCGGGCGGGGCGAACGAGAGGGCCCCCGTCTCGGCATCCGGATCCTGGTCGGCGGCGAGTGCGTCGGCGAGGGCCTCGGCCGCCGCGGCCCGATCGCGTTCGGCCGAGAGGTAGAGCGAGAGCGCCTCGGGGTCGTAGGCGTCGGTCTGCATCGAGGTGTCGACCGACCCGGGCGCCGACAGGGGGGGCACGCTCTCGACCAGGGCGAGGGCGTCGTCGATGTCGCTGCGCGAGTCGGGGACGATGTGGTCTCCGCGCACACCCTCGGCGAGGGCGTCGAGAAGGGCGACGGCGTCGGCGACGACGTCGGCTTCCCCCGCGTCGTGGCCGTGCACGAGCCAGCGCGCGAACTCCAGTTCGGCGTACAGGCGCGCGCGTTCGCGCAGCAGGGGGTCGGGGGAGCGCTCCGCACCGGAGGCGTAACCGGCGTAGACGTCATCGGTGGCCAGCGGGGCCGAGGCGAGCCAGCGCAGGTCGACCGCGGGGTCGCCCACGTTCAATCCCGCCCAGTCCAGCAGGCCGACGACATGCGGCACGCCGTCGTCGTCGTCGGTGAGCAGGATCGACGAGCTCGTCGCGCCGCCGAGCACGACCGCCGCTTCGAACCGCCAGAGGTCGTCGACCTCGAGAGCGCGGCGCCAGCGCAGCATGAGGCCGTCGCTGACCCGGCCGGTGGCATCGGCGCGGTCGAGGAGGCGCCGGACGTCGTCGCGCGTCTGATCGGCGGAGCGCACGGGCAGGCCGTCGGTGCGCACGATCGACACGGGCAGGGCGTGCACGGCGGCCAGGGCAGCGCCGATCGCCGGTGCGTACCCCGGGCCCTTGGGCAGGTGCGCGGGGTCGATGCGATAGCCGTCGATGTGCCCGACCACGAGCACGCGCTGGGCGCCGGATCCGCTCTCGCCG
This window contains:
- a CDS encoding ATP-dependent DNA helicase — encoded protein: MSATVSAAVIAAALGQFPPTSEQTSVIEAPLAPALVVAGAGSGKTETMAGRVVWLVANGLVRRDEVLGLTFTRKAAGELAERIQRRLQRLAEFEARGLLPFLPALHEAGRLSVFADLAPLDGARGDAARREALDALAAEVGAHADDAHDGDQLLHRPTVSTYNSFADGIVREHGVRIGRDAESAVLSESAAWLLMRRVVFASDDPRLEERQESPRTLIDAALRIARDGVDNLVDLERLAAFPDEFARIVERPSTSARVIVYKEVGDAAAKVSALSLLAALAADYDREKARVGVMDFADQVAGALRIAREHPAVVAELRARYRVVLLDECQDTSVVQTDLLATLFGGTGVMAVGDPHQAIYGWRGASAGNLGGFPAAFAPEGGCRHFALLTSWRNSAAVLRAANAVLAPLAARAAVEVGELAPRPGAPAGVVDVVFENDLDAEADRVASWFVGVRAARAAEGRPTTGAILFRSKKHMVRFGDALGRRGVPHRILGLGGLLTTPEVVDVVSALRVISDPEAGSALIRLLSGPRWAVGLADLRALAQLARRLATHDVGLQPLAPEVVDRLRSTPGADRASLVDALDFLTRQTDGHGWLAEITPEGRARLRDAGAVFAALRRSVGAPIPELLRLIEVELRLDIELAANESRGPARIASAQLRAFVDEIRGFLAADESGSVSSLLAWLDHAEQADEFAPRTEPPEDDVVQLLTIHGSKGLEWDAVSVVRLVTDELPSLARDTKGWLGFGILPAEFRGDSAWLPVFGWRGAETQQDLKAAIDAFVADNRARQLDEDRRLAYVAFTRARDHLMLSGSSWSGTKRPRRPSVFLDEATEALGIDLEIGDPGDDPYDGERRLLHWPLDPLGSRRTAVSAAAAAVNAARASGPVDADPDLALLLAERADRLRPAHTPAPTRIPASRFKDFVADYGEAVEALRRPLPERPYRQTRLGTLFHAWVEQRSGLVGAGIGLDDDALWDDDEAGASAADAAELERLRACFERSEWAPLMPLEVETEIDFVTTRLDGREHVVICKLDAVYRRGDRYEIVDWKTGRPPRTEAERTARMLQLELYREAYHAKHGIDLDRIDVALFYVGDELVLRG
- a CDS encoding phosphotransferase; the protein is MARSPLILAASATAALPRTAITRVSILTENAGGRFDTALARTDDGRELVVRMPAGDDDGADLAAEARALHALTPGVRALLPFAVPEVAGESGSGAQRVLVVGHIDGYRIDPAHLPKGPGYAPAIGAALAAVHALPVSIVRTDGLPVRSADQTRDDVRRLLDRADATGRVSDGLMLRWRRALEVDDLWRFEAAVVLGGATSSSILLTDDDDGVPHVVGLLDWAGLNVGDPAVDLRWLASAPLATDDVYAGYASGAERSPDPLLRERARLYAELEFARWLVHGHDAGEADVVADAVALLDALAEGVRGDHIVPDSRSDIDDALALVESVPPLSAPGSVDTSMQTDAYDPEALSLYLSAERDRAAAAEALADALAADQDPDAETGALSFAPPAPSSTDEFSSPEPGATEPIDLDGWTETPGTAPGLAHAGAAEQANVSPAAAHGDGALPGWARHDEPALRNGDVDTDHDDTDHDDEEDAARASRAALRRWGVSGDGA